The following DNA comes from Salmo trutta chromosome 15, fSalTru1.1, whole genome shotgun sequence.
CACCACGTCTCCCATTCCCTTCAGTTTTACCACATGCTTTTCACTACATGTTTTATAGTGCGAACTGTGAATACGTTTGTCATGAATACATTTTgttgagtgtgcatgtgtgtgtgtgcatgctcgctcatgtgtgcatatgtgtgtgtgcgtgtgtgcatattTGTGTGCACACTTGAGTGTGAGAGTGTTTCTTATGGAATTTCTGAAATTAATTCTTTCCTCTTGTGACATTAAACGTATAAAAATGGCACGTCTTCCATCGTTCCACCAGGTGCAGAGGAACCTGGGGAAAGGTAATCCTGCTGGACAGGATCGAGGCACCGGCGTGGATTGTGCAGCTGGCTCAGACATCGTAGGGGCGGGACTGGGCTGTTGGTCAACATGGCAAGAAGTGTAATTGTGGTGGTCCTCTTCACATCAACAATGTCTCTACTTGGTTGTCTGTTCATCGCCCTCTTCATCAGATATGTAGAATAATCTCTTTTAATAAAGATATTTACGAAGACCCTTAAACCTGGTCTCCCTCTATTCTTTAAAGCCTTTGAAGGGTTTTGTGAATGGCTTCAAAAGCtgcattatacagttgaagttgggagtttatgtacaccttagccaaatacatttaaactcagttttcacaattcctgacatttaatcctagtaaaaatccctgtcttaggtcagttaggatcaccactttattttaagaatgtgaaatgtcagaataatagtaaacataatgatttatttcagctgaaatttctttcatcacattcccagtgggtcagaagtttacatacactcaattagtatttggtagcattgcctttaaattgtttaacttgggtcaaacattttgggtagccttccacaagcttcccacaataagttgggtgaattttggcccattcctcctgacagagctggtgtaactgagtcaggtttgtaggcctccttgctcgcagacacattttcagttctgctcacaaattttctataggattgaggtcagggctttgtgatggccactccaataccttgactttgttgtccttaagctgttttgccacaactttggaagtatgattgggttcattgtccatttggaagacccatttgcgaccaagttttaacttcctgactgatgtcttgagatgttgcttcaatatatccacataattgtccttcctcatgatgtcatctattttgtgaagtgcaccagtccctcctagagcaaagcacccccacaacatgatgctgccacccgcgtgcttcacggttgggatggtgttcttcggcttgcaagcctccccctttttcctccaaacataacgatggtaatttTGGCcgaacagttctgtttttgtttcatcagaccagaggacatttctccaaaaagaacaatctttgtccccgtgtgcagttgcaaaccgtagtctggcttttttatggtagttttggagcagtggcttcttccttgctgagtggcctgtcaggttatgtcgatataggacttgttttactgtggatgaaGATACCtttgtagctgtttcctccagcctcttcacaaggtcctttgctgttgttctgggactgatttgcacttttcgcaccaaagtatgtttgtctctaggagaccgaacccgtctccttcctgagcggtatgaggctgcatggtcccatggtgtttatacttgcgtactattgtttgtacagatgaacgtggtaccttcaggcgtttggaaagtGCTCCCATGAttaaccaaacttgtggaggtctacaatttttatttattttacaatttcttttgattttcccatgatgtcaagcaaagatgcactgagtttgaaggtaggccttgaaatacattcacagatacacctccaattgactcaaatgatgtcaattagcctatcagaagcttctaaagccatgatatcattttctgcaattttccaagctgtctaaaggcacagtcaacttagtgtatgtaaacttctgacccactggaattgtgatacagtgaaatatatgtgaaataatgtgtctgtaaacaaatgttgaaaaaattacttgtgtcatgaacaaagtagatgtcctaaccgacttgccataactatagtttgttaacaagacatttgtggagtggttgaaaaacgagttttaatgacaccatcctaagtgtatgcagacatccgacttcaactgtatatgttactGAGCAAGGCAGAACTAGCTGTGTGCAGATCAATGATTTCCattccacctccctctcttctgGTGTCGATGTTCTCAAAAAGGTATTGATGAAAACATATGAGACATTCTAATGTTGTGCCCTCAGGCGAGGCTTTTAACCTGACTACTCTCCAACATCAATCCATCTATTAAAGACTAATCCGTGAACCAAGTGGCTCCAGATGAATTCTGCCAAGCACATAAATCGAAATGTAATTAATACAAATTAAGAAATGTAACACCTCTGAAAGAGATTTACACAGAAGCATGTATTGTGCAGTTTATTGCATGGTATGCATGCACAGAGATGCAGTATGTCATGCGGTCTGCCCTGAGGGTTATTGTCAATGATGTGCCCCTTGCAGTGCTCTTTATAGTTGGTGCAGAGTGAGTAGATGTCTGTCAACCCCCCACCTTTCACAAGCAATTTTACAGGTCACTGCACACCTCTGGCATGCCAATTTTTCCTAGAAGCAATTAGCTCAGAATAAAGGACTAACTGCTGGTGTATGCTCTTATAATAGTGCTGATTACAAGTGATGTGAAATAACTATCTCACACACTGCGCCTCTAAATTGAACTCTGAAAGACATTGAAGGACAGGACATTCAAATAAATGTGGGGGGGAGAGAAAAGGCTAAGATAGCCCACTGTTTGTTTCCACTTCAATTACTGACTTATAACATCTTTGCACAACTTAAATAGATTCTGCACAACTGAATACAATCCCTACTACCGGTTAGATATATCACAGTAATTGTAAAAAGGCAGTGCAAGTCATGTAAAACCAAGGAGCATGTGTAAGATTTATTTACCACATCACAGTTGTAATCTATCAAGCTGTGTATGTCAAGATGATCCAGGTCTTTATTTTGATGTGCCACACATATACATTAAAGCCCACAATTTACATAAGATTAACCGACTGACTGATTTTACACATGAATGATGTGCATCTATGAAATACATTTCGAAGATGATTGAATGGCATTGGAAAAGGTCTCTACAACACATTTCTGAATCTGTCTAGGCAAGTTTTGGCTTCAATCAGTCCAGGGCATGTCACTTCTCACTGATGCGTAAAATTGACAAAAATAGTGTtgatagaaataaataaatacatgtttacatatttaattaattaataaatCGATCAACACATTAATACATGCAAACACGTCGACTTGGCACCGTTGACAGCTTGGTAGGCTACGTACTGTTCGGGAGCATATTGTTTCTCCCATTGTAAATGACAACACCAGGTGGATAGAAAACCAAAGCTGGCTCTGCCGGACTTAACGGTACCAACGCGTGTCCATGCTCGTCTTGCTCTGGCTTGGTCGTCGCCGTAAATGGTCTCATGTTGGTCACGGATGGATAAGTTATTTGCCAAAAAAGTTTTTTCAAAGCCTTTCTGAACTCTCTTCTCATTAGACAATACAATATGGGGTTTAGACAGCTGTTAGAGTgcgccaaacagacagacactggGAATACATATGCCTGCGTGGTGTAATATGCCCAACTGAAATGCACAACGTTGAGTTTTATGAGAATCCCCCACGCCGTTAGTGCCTGGTTCGGCAACCAACAGAGGAAGAATGACAGAACCACTATAGTCACAGATCTTGTTACTTTGGAGCGTCTCTTTGCGCTGGAGGTGTTCACATTCCTGGATGTGATGAACCGCAAAAGCAGCAGGTAGCAGACGGAGATGATCCCCAACGGGATTAGAAACCCGATCAGTACTTTTTGGCTATGGTAAAGTCCAAGCCAGAATTGTGCGTCAACAGTGTCTGGAAATTTAACAAGGCACAGTTCCTCGTTGGAGACAGTCGCCGTTGTGGAGAACACCGCATGGGGCAAAGCTGCGGAAATAGCAGCAACCCATATGACAATGCTCATAAAGCGCGCGGAGCAGCAGCGGTGACGGCGCCGCCTGCTCTTGAGAGCCGATGCAAC
Coding sequences within:
- the LOC115148329 gene encoding relaxin-3 receptor 1-like, which gives rise to MDFLSGSSAGLRSEMHGEQTEEGSGLYPVSDLNFSFMLNETNQSFGEYAHLSDLDKSDLFGDGSAVLRIIISVIYSVVCTLGLIGNILVLYLMKSKQVWKKSSIDLFVTSLALTDFQFVLTLPFWAVENALDFTWLFGKAMCKIVSYVTAMNMYASVFFLTSMSVARYWSVASALKSRRRRHRCCSARFMSIVIWVAAISAALPHAVFSTTATVSNEELCLVKFPDTVDAQFWLGLYHSQKVLIGFLIPLGIISVCYLLLLRFITSRNVNTSSAKRRSKVTRSVTIVVLSFFLCWLPNQALTAWGILIKLNVVHFSWAYYTTQAYVFPVSVCLAHSNSCLNPILYCLMRREFRKALKKLFWQITYPSVTNMRPFTATTKPEQDEHGHALVPLSPAEPALVFYPPGVVIYNGRNNMLPNST